The sequence below is a genomic window from Rudanella lutea DSM 19387.
TAGCTTGCCCATAAACGTTTCAATCGAGGCTGGTGTAGTCAGATTATCCCTGGAGCCAACCGTAAACAACATGGGCGGCAATTTGCGCTCACTCGCTTTCGGAATCAGGTACAAGGGCGACACCTGCTTGTACAGCGCAGGCTGCGTATTGGCGTCGACCCCTTCGCCAAACATACCGCGGGCCTTAGCTTTGGCCATTGTCCAAAACATATTTCCTTCTTTCTCAAAGCCACCCAACGCGCTACCGTACAGATCGAATGCACCGTAGCTGATCAGGGCGGCCTGTACGGCCAATCCGTTGTCTTTTGCTACCTGCTCAGCCGTTTTCCCTTTGGGAAGGTATGTCGGGCGGAAACCGAGCGTTGGCCCCGCAAACCCGTCGGATTCGAGGTTATGGCCCTGCATCACAACCATCGTTGCCAGATGCCCCCCGGCGCTATCTCCCGTTACGATCAGTTGACCCGGATTGCCTTTATACTGTCCGATGTTGTCTTTCACCCACAAAACGGCCCCGAACACATCCTCCACAATCTCGTTCATCTTTACAGTGTTGCTCCCATCGGGTAGCAACCGGTAATTCACATTACACACCACGTATTCCGAATGGCTCGCCAGATAAGCAGCCGCTTCGTTCATGATACTTTTATTGTTGATGAGCCAGCCCCCGCCATGAATCATCACAATGACCGGGTAGCTTTTCTTTCCCGTGTTCGGAGTATAGATGTCCATGGTCAGGTCAAAGCCTTTGGGCGAGGCCCATACCACGTCGCTCGCTTTGGTGAAGCGTTCCTGAACACTAACTTGCCGGGCAGGCTTGGCAGGCCTCGGTGCCCCGCCGTCGACCGACAGCAGCGAAGCGGCCATGAGAGAGCAAAGAAGTAATTTCATGCAACTGGAAAATAAGGAGTTATAGAAATCGAGTTGTCCCAGTACTCAGTACTGGACATTAGATGTTGGACATTAGACGTTAGACCTCCATATATAAAGGTAGTAAGTCTAACGTCCAGTGTCTGAAGTCCGAAGGTCCAGCACTGAAGTCCCAGTAAATTGGTGAAAGGCACCGGGCAAACCCTTTACGTCAAAAGTACGTAAAGATTCGCGTAAACCAGAACGATTACCCATTCATGAAGATTGGTATTGCTCAACTTAGCCCCCGTCGGGGCGATATAGCCCATAACGTACAGGTTCATCAAACCATGACTGAGCAGGCCGTAGCCGCTGGGGTTTCGGCCCTTTTTTTCCCCGAACTGTCGCTCACAGGTTACGAACCCGAACTGGCTCACTCATTGGCCACCTCACCCAACGATACCCTGTTTGACCTGTTACAAGCCCTCAGCGATTGGGGCCAAATTACGCTCGGGGTCGGTATGCCACTACGGCGCGGTGAGGGCGTTCAGATCGGCATGGTTTTGTTACAACCGGGCCAACCGAGGCAGGTGTACGCCAAGCAATACCTTCACCCCGACGAGTACCCTTACTTTGTTGCCGGTACCGAGCCGGGTTTGATTAGTGTGCAGGGCACCAACGTGGCCTTAGCTATCTGCTATGAGATATCCATTCCGGGCCACCCACAACGTGCCTATCAGGACGGGGCCCATTTGTATGTAGCCAGTGTGGCCAAATCGGCCGAAGGGGTTGAGAAGGCCACGATGGCCCTATCGGCCATTTCCAACGCCTACGCCATGCCTGTGCTGATGGCCAACAACATAGGCCCCTGCGATAATTTCGTAGCCGCCGGGCAATCGGGCGTGTGGGATGCGCAAGGTACTAAGTTGGCCCAACTGGATTCTACTGCTGAGGGCCTGCTAATCTACAACACCCAGACCGGGAGCACCTACACCGACTATACTTCTCAGTACTGAAACCATGCTCCCTAAACAAAAACCCCTGAGGGAAATAATTCCTCAGGGGCTGATATGGTGTGAGCCGGGAAACGTTATCCCTGCACGAACGAGACCACAGACTCAGCCGTCATCTTTTGCTGCTCACCCGTCAGCATATTTTTGACGGCCAGTTGGCCGGTCTGCACTTCTTCTGACCCAATCAAGACCACGTACGGAATCCGTTTGGCGTTCGCGTAATCGAGCATCTTCTTCACTTTGGCCAGATCCGGGTACATTTCGGCGGATACCCCCGCCTGACGAAGCGCGTTGAGCAGCGGCAGCGCTACCGAGCGGCCCTCTGCATCGAAAGGCACCAACAAGACAGCCGTACCCTGTCCGGCGTCGGTCGGGAAAAGACCCAGCTCCTCCATCACGTCGTAGATCCGGTCGACACCGAACGAAATACCCACGCCCGATAGCCGCTCCGAAGTACCGAACGCACTCGTGAGGTTGTCGTAACGCCCTCCCCCGCTGATGCTGCCAATGCTTACCGGTCCGCCGTCGCGGCTCAGAGCCTTTACTTCAAAAATGGCTCCGGTATAGTACGATAACCCACGCGCCAGGGTCACGTCGAGTTCGAATTGTGGGTTTTCCAGACCGTACTGAGCTACCAGCCGAAGGGTTTCTTCGAGTTCGGCAATCCCTTTTTGTGCCGTTTCGGATTGAGTCAGCCAGCTTTTGAGCTTAGCAAGTACCTCTTCGGTTGTGCCCTGCATCGTAAACATGGGCAGCAGGGCCGTAATTGCACTATCGGCGAAGCCCCGGTCGCGGAGTTCATCGAGTACTTTTTCCTGTCCAATCTTATCGAGCTTGTCGATGGCTACAGCCAGGGCCCCCTCCATACCCGGTGCGCCAATGGCCTCGGCAATACCGGTCAGGATCTTGCGGTTGTTTACTTTCAGAGTGAAGTTCTGAATACCGAGATTTCGCATCACCTCGTGGACCATCAGCACGATTTCAGCTTCGCACAGCAGCGAGTCAGTGCCCACCACATCGGCATCGCATTGATAAAATTCCCGATAGCGACCTTTCTGTGGCCGGTCGGCGCGCCAAACGGGCTGCATCTGATACCGTTTAAAAGGCAGTGCCAACGCGTGCCGGTTCATGACCACGTAACGGGCGAAGGGCACCGTAAGGTCATACCGAAGTCCTTTTTCAGCTATTTTGGGCAGCACAGCTTTAGAGCCTGTTGCGAGTATTTCGGGCGTGACCGAGGCCGCAAAATCGCCCGAATTCAGGATTTTAAACAAGAGTTGATCACCCTCATCGCCGTACTTCCCCGTCAGCGTCGACAGGTTTTCCATGGAGGGGGTTTCGAGCGGCAAAAAACCGAATCGCTTGAACGTAGCCCGGATGGTATCGAATATAAACAGCCGTTTGCTCATCTGCTCCGGCCCAAAGTCGCGTGTTCCTTTGACAAGTGATGGTTTCATGCCGCAAAGGTACGACAGGATTCTTACCTACCTTGGTCAGAAGGGGACTCAAACGCCAACAGGCGTTAACTTCGTTTGCATTCCCAAAGGGCCTACCTTCCTCATAACCAAACAAAATCCCCCGGAGGCTGTCATGCTATCTAAAAAATGCTTACTTTTGCGCTCTATTTTCAGAAACTGACAAAATATAATTTATACGCGATCATGGCAGTAACAGAATTAAAGCGTAAGGACCGCAAGAACAAGGCCCGCGCTAACAACAAGGTGGCAAAGATCAAAGAATTGCTGCGTCGGCCCGAAATCCGCAACGTGGAC
It includes:
- a CDS encoding carbon-nitrogen hydrolase family protein, with the protein product MKIGIAQLSPRRGDIAHNVQVHQTMTEQAVAAGVSALFFPELSLTGYEPELAHSLATSPNDTLFDLLQALSDWGQITLGVGMPLRRGEGVQIGMVLLQPGQPRQVYAKQYLHPDEYPYFVAGTEPGLISVQGTNVALAICYEISIPGHPQRAYQDGAHLYVASVAKSAEGVEKATMALSAISNAYAMPVLMANNIGPCDNFVAAGQSGVWDAQGTKLAQLDSTAEGLLIYNTQTGSTYTDYTSQY
- a CDS encoding alpha/beta hydrolase — its product is MKLLLCSLMAASLLSVDGGAPRPAKPARQVSVQERFTKASDVVWASPKGFDLTMDIYTPNTGKKSYPVIVMIHGGGWLINNKSIMNEAAAYLASHSEYVVCNVNYRLLPDGSNTVKMNEIVEDVFGAVLWVKDNIGQYKGNPGQLIVTGDSAGGHLATMVVMQGHNLESDGFAGPTLGFRPTYLPKGKTAEQVAKDNGLAVQAALISYGAFDLYGSALGGFEKEGNMFWTMAKAKARGMFGEGVDANTQPALYKQVSPLYLIPKASERKLPPMLFTVGSRDNLTTPASIETFMGKLKEAGHTNLEYWVHEGRPHAFLDSGSNQFLGISFTKDAPPALDKMISYLNQIFY
- the hisS gene encoding histidine--tRNA ligase, which codes for MKPSLVKGTRDFGPEQMSKRLFIFDTIRATFKRFGFLPLETPSMENLSTLTGKYGDEGDQLLFKILNSGDFAASVTPEILATGSKAVLPKIAEKGLRYDLTVPFARYVVMNRHALALPFKRYQMQPVWRADRPQKGRYREFYQCDADVVGTDSLLCEAEIVLMVHEVMRNLGIQNFTLKVNNRKILTGIAEAIGAPGMEGALAVAIDKLDKIGQEKVLDELRDRGFADSAITALLPMFTMQGTTEEVLAKLKSWLTQSETAQKGIAELEETLRLVAQYGLENPQFELDVTLARGLSYYTGAIFEVKALSRDGGPVSIGSISGGGRYDNLTSAFGTSERLSGVGISFGVDRIYDVMEELGLFPTDAGQGTAVLLVPFDAEGRSVALPLLNALRQAGVSAEMYPDLAKVKKMLDYANAKRIPYVVLIGSEEVQTGQLAVKNMLTGEQQKMTAESVVSFVQG